From Desulfomonilia bacterium:
AATCCGGCTCTTCTGACGGCCTTTATCGATGCAGGATCAGCCCTGAACACGAACTCCTTATCTTTAAACGCATTTCCTCCTTTCGTGACCGGACATTCAAGGTTTGCAAAAGCAAGGTCTGCATTCCTTATCAGCTTTGAAAGTCCGTTATCCCCGAACGAATAATCATAGCCTTTTTTTCTCAGAAGAGGTTTTGCGCTTCCGGAAAGCATTATATCTCCGACACCGATAATTGTCTGTATTCCGGATGGGTCTGGTTTTTCTGCGGCTTCAGTTTCGTTTATGATTATAAGGCTTGTGGCAATAACGATAAAAATAAACTTTCTGAACGGAAATCCGTCACCATGAACGGACTTTTCATGAATGAACGATTTGATTATCGGATTCACCTGAACTTTGCGACAGTTGTCTTTGAACGGTGTCTGGCATTTGTCTGATAATTTGTATTAGTCCTTATCTTGTGGGAAGAATATTTTTTTGAATCTCTATTTTTTTCATGCTTGTTTAATGAAAGCGGATTTACATACACCCCTGATTTCATAACTCTCAGATCAAGATGAGGGCCTGTTGACATTCCTGAAGAGCCGACATAACCGATCACTTCACCGCGCTTTACGGCTTTGCCTTCTGTTATGCCCTTACCAAAACGGCTCAGATGCGCATACTGAGATATATAACCGTTATAGTGCCTGACCTGAATGGTATTGCCGTATCCATTCCGCCAGCCTGTGAAAATTACCTTTCCATATCCTATTGTTTTAACCGGAGTGCCATAGGGTGCGGCATAATCAACCCCGGTATGGTGTTCAGAGTTACCCGTGATCGGATTGACCCTCCATGCAAACTTGGATGTTATCTTTCTGTAGGCCAGAGGCGCCTTCAGGAATTCGCGCTTTGCTGCAAGCTTAGCCCTCAGGAACATCTGCCTTTCCCTGTATATTTCATTTCTTAATCTGTTCTTGAGAGATTTCGGCGCATTGAATATCGACAGATGATCATAGTCTCTATCGATATCATGAGGCATATAGGATTTATCCGATATTTCCCAGGGCACCATTCCGGGTATGAAACTGAGGTCTGCCGCAAGAAGTTCCGCCGGCCCTGGTACGGAATCATTCTGAAATACATCTTTTACTGTCCATACAGGAGAATGGCTGTAGCCTTTTGACGACAATGGTATTTTTATGCTTCCGCCTTTTCCCAGAAATTCAGTCCTTGGATTGAATGCCTCGACAACCGATGACGTCTTTGATGTTTTTGCAGGGCCAGCAACATTTGCATTATTGTATCCGGTCAGTGATGCCTGTCCGGGTGAGGAAACCGGTAATCCCTTTCCTGAATACAACACCTTTCTCTTTTCATCCCTGAATGTATACCCTATTTCCATTATTGCCGTTCTGTCTTTATTATAAGAAAGGTCAATGATACCGCCAGGTTTAATTTTTTTCAGTGTCTTTTTATCTATTTTTTTTGCAGCGGCAAGAGCATCGCCAGTGGATACATCATATCTTTTTAATATTGAAATCAGTA
This genomic window contains:
- a CDS encoding M23 family metallopeptidase, translating into MGKDRRPSLKWFLAAVSVSCFLFITSGIQASIEKLSDYPQKVQPGISGLKKSCPDKAGIIYEVKNGDILISILKRYDVSTGDALAAAKKIDKKTLKKIKPGGIIDLSYNKDRTAIMEIGYTFRDEKRKVLYSGKGLPVSSPGQASLTGYNNANVAGPAKTSKTSSVVEAFNPRTEFLGKGGSIKIPLSSKGYSHSPVWTVKDVFQNDSVPGPAELLAADLSFIPGMVPWEISDKSYMPHDIDRDYDHLSIFNAPKSLKNRLRNEIYRERQMFLRAKLAAKREFLKAPLAYRKITSKFAWRVNPITGNSEHHTGVDYAAPYGTPVKTIGYGKVIFTGWRNGYGNTIQVRHYNGYISQYAHLSRFGKGITEGKAVKRGEVIGYVGSSGMSTGPHLDLRVMKSGVYVNPLSLNKHEKNRDSKKYSSHKIRTNTNYQTNARHRSKTTVAKFR